A genomic segment from Azospirillum sp. TSA2s encodes:
- a CDS encoding tetratricopeptide repeat protein gives MATIQEALAIAVQHHQGGRVEVAAGIYRQILQVAPRQADALHLLGVALRRQQPAMAVRLIREALTHNPELAEAHINLANVLQDLGRPGEAAASFRRALALRPELDGAWGGHAFAQRMLGRLDASVADYRRAVRLAPGLAETRNGLANALQDLKRYGEAALCYRHALALEPTHASASNNLSIALRELRRPEEALLWQCRTVARDPAFAAAHTSLGITLQELGRLDEAAACHARAIACEPGLTAAYNNLGNTHQAQNRLDAAIVQYCHALHTDPDSPDAHRNLGIGLLVAGRFAEGWREYEGRLRCKDAPVLADLPKPRWGGEALAGRRILLHSEQGLGDTIQFCRYAPLVAARGGQVVLGVQPSLTRLLHGMRGVAEVRSGGVPLQAFDLHIQMLSLPGLFGTTLGSVPAQVPYLYPEPEMAARWAERLGRLTGLRVGLVWAGSPGHGNDKNRSVRLDAFAPLAALPGVTLVSIQKGPSEGLAADPPGGMPLVNLSPDIADFADTAAIAANLDLVICVDTSVAHLCGALGRPTWVLLPFAPDWRWMLEREDSPWYPTMRLFRQERPGDWSGVLARVAEALRARTGG, from the coding sequence ATGGCGACGATTCAGGAAGCGCTTGCGATCGCGGTGCAGCATCATCAAGGCGGACGCGTCGAGGTCGCCGCCGGCATTTACCGCCAAATCCTGCAAGTGGCCCCCCGGCAGGCCGACGCCCTGCATCTGTTGGGTGTCGCGCTGCGCCGCCAGCAACCGGCCATGGCCGTTCGGCTGATCCGGGAAGCGCTGACGCACAATCCGGAGCTGGCCGAAGCCCACATCAACCTTGCCAATGTGCTCCAGGACCTTGGGCGGCCGGGGGAGGCGGCGGCCAGCTTCCGCCGGGCCTTGGCGTTGCGGCCCGAGCTGGATGGCGCCTGGGGCGGCCATGCCTTCGCCCAACGGATGCTCGGCCGGCTCGACGCCTCGGTTGCCGATTACCGCCGCGCGGTCCGGCTGGCCCCCGGGCTGGCGGAAACCCGCAACGGGCTGGCCAATGCCCTGCAGGATTTGAAGCGCTATGGCGAGGCGGCCCTCTGCTACCGCCATGCCCTGGCGCTCGAGCCGACCCACGCATCGGCCAGCAACAACCTCAGCATCGCGCTGCGCGAACTCCGGCGTCCGGAGGAGGCGTTGCTGTGGCAGTGCCGCACCGTCGCTCGTGACCCGGCCTTCGCCGCCGCCCACACCAGCCTGGGCATCACGTTGCAGGAGCTCGGCCGCCTCGACGAGGCGGCGGCCTGCCACGCCCGCGCCATCGCCTGCGAGCCCGGCCTCACGGCCGCCTACAACAATCTCGGCAACACCCACCAAGCGCAAAACCGCCTGGATGCGGCGATCGTCCAGTACTGCCATGCGCTGCACACCGATCCTGACAGCCCGGATGCCCACCGCAACCTCGGCATCGGATTGCTGGTCGCCGGCCGCTTTGCCGAGGGCTGGCGGGAGTATGAGGGACGGCTGCGCTGCAAGGACGCTCCCGTCCTGGCTGACCTGCCCAAACCACGCTGGGGCGGTGAGGCGCTGGCAGGCCGCCGCATCCTGCTGCACAGCGAGCAGGGTTTGGGGGACACCATCCAGTTCTGCCGCTACGCCCCTCTGGTCGCAGCCAGAGGCGGCCAGGTGGTGCTGGGGGTTCAGCCCAGCCTGACCCGTCTGCTCCACGGGATGCGCGGGGTCGCCGAGGTGCGGTCGGGCGGGGTTCCGCTGCAGGCATTCGACCTGCACATCCAGATGCTCAGTCTGCCCGGGCTGTTCGGCACCACCCTCGGCTCGGTCCCGGCACAGGTGCCCTATCTGTACCCCGAACCGGAAATGGCGGCCCGCTGGGCTGAGCGGCTCGGCCGGCTCACAGGGTTGCGGGTCGGGCTGGTGTGGGCCGGCTCGCCCGGCCACGGCAACGACAAAAACCGCTCCGTGCGCCTGGACGCCTTCGCCCCTTTGGCCGCCTTGCCGGGCGTGACCCTCGTCTCGATCCAGAAGGGGCCGAGCGAAGGGTTGGCCGCCGATCCGCCCGGCGGCATGCCGCTGGTCAACCTGTCGCCGGACATCGCGGATTTCGCGGACACCGCGGCGATCGCGGCCAACCTTGATCTGGTGATCTGCGTCGACACCTCGGTTGCGCATCTGTGCGGGGCGCTCGGCCGGCCGACCTGGGTCTTGCTACCCTTCGCCCCCGACTGGCGCTGGATGCTGGAGCGCGAGGACTCGCCCTGGTACCCGACCATGCGCCTGTTCCGGCAGGAGCGGCCCGGCGACTGGAGCGGGGTTCTGGCGCGGGTGGCGGAGGCGCTGCGCGCCCGCACCGGCGGTTAA
- a CDS encoding tetratricopeptide repeat protein: protein MSLISRLFRADPQTAPVRPDARRALAAQEAGDVVTAFGHWLPLAEQGDAEAQFRVGQCYVRGEGVVRNFGDAARWLRRAAEQGHGEAQFTLGLFLANGEGAPQENAPAVRWHRSAMRHNRDVAEANLALLFPNGLGVAPDMAEALIWYERAAAQDHAEAIYHLGLFHSFGQGVPQDHAAAAPWFHKAAELGHATAQMKLGSLYAQGNGVPQDMAEALSWYEKSAENGNASAQFSLGLAWEHGQGVEPDPEQAAQWYRRAAEQDHPVAQLHLGLLYASGRGVPQDYRETLKWCRLSAEKGNPSAQFNLGLIYAKGLAGTADPGEAAAWYRKAGAQGNVGAMVNLGLLLIHGAGGRPEILEAVDWLRKAAAHGHVGAMGSLGALYASGQSGTTVNKPQACMWYGLAAAAAAEAERPAYQHKVEALRQEMSAEECQKAEALTEEWRRGLAAPGTR from the coding sequence ATGAGCCTGATCTCCCGTCTGTTCCGCGCCGATCCGCAGACGGCGCCGGTGCGCCCCGACGCCCGCCGTGCCCTGGCCGCCCAGGAGGCCGGCGATGTCGTCACGGCCTTCGGGCATTGGCTGCCGCTGGCCGAGCAGGGCGATGCCGAGGCGCAGTTCCGCGTCGGCCAATGCTATGTCCGCGGCGAGGGGGTGGTGCGCAACTTCGGCGACGCCGCCCGCTGGCTGCGCCGTGCGGCGGAGCAGGGGCATGGGGAGGCGCAATTCACACTCGGCCTGTTCCTGGCCAACGGCGAGGGGGCGCCGCAGGAGAACGCCCCTGCCGTCCGCTGGCACCGCAGCGCCATGCGGCACAACCGCGATGTCGCCGAAGCCAATCTGGCTTTGCTGTTTCCCAACGGGCTGGGGGTGGCACCCGACATGGCCGAGGCCCTGATCTGGTACGAGAGGGCGGCGGCGCAGGACCATGCCGAGGCGATCTACCATCTGGGCTTGTTCCACAGCTTTGGACAAGGCGTGCCGCAGGACCACGCCGCTGCCGCCCCCTGGTTCCACAAGGCGGCGGAGCTGGGCCATGCCACCGCGCAGATGAAGCTGGGCTCACTGTATGCCCAAGGCAACGGCGTCCCGCAGGACATGGCCGAAGCGCTGTCCTGGTACGAGAAATCGGCGGAAAACGGCAATGCGAGCGCCCAGTTCAGCCTGGGACTTGCCTGGGAGCACGGCCAGGGCGTCGAGCCCGATCCGGAACAGGCCGCCCAGTGGTACCGCCGGGCCGCCGAACAGGACCATCCGGTGGCCCAGCTCCACCTGGGCCTCCTCTACGCCTCCGGCCGCGGCGTGCCGCAGGATTACCGCGAAACCCTGAAATGGTGCCGGCTGTCGGCGGAGAAGGGCAACCCCAGCGCCCAGTTCAACCTCGGCCTGATCTATGCCAAGGGCTTGGCCGGGACGGCCGACCCCGGCGAAGCCGCCGCCTGGTACCGCAAGGCGGGCGCGCAGGGCAATGTCGGGGCGATGGTCAATCTGGGCCTGCTGCTGATCCACGGCGCCGGCGGACGGCCGGAGATTCTGGAGGCGGTGGACTGGCTGCGCAAGGCTGCAGCACACGGCCATGTCGGGGCGATGGGCAGCCTGGGGGCGCTCTATGCCTCCGGGCAAAGCGGCACGACGGTCAACAAGCCGCAGGCCTGCATGTGGTACGGCCTGGCCGCCGCCGCGGCCGCGGAGGCCGAGCGTCCCGCCTATCAGCACAAGGTCGAGGCGCTGCGGCAGGAGATGAGTGCCGAGGAGTGCCAGAAGGCCGAAGCCCTGACCGAGGAGTGGCGCCGGGGCCTGGCCGCCCCCGGCACGCGCTGA
- a CDS encoding HlyD family type I secretion periplasmic adaptor subunit has protein sequence MATHKIGSIPLAKVPAQDLDKTPKSQNKASAKTATAAKAVIGQFQRDTAAIEAAPDPFLVRIFLHLLALLVIAAVAWATIVKLDRIVVAPGKIVSQEAAIFVQPLDTVMIKTVNVRAGDVVKPGDVLATLDPTFAEADVGQLEARLANTDAQIGRLEAEYADRPYAPDADAYGYTALQRGLWRERRAQYEAQLRSYDEKIARIKASIVKNEEDRVHLNARLKVVREIEGMRTSLAQSQTGSKLNMLYATNDRIDIERTLVYNENELAANRHELQSLYADRDVFLQNWKGAVIEELVKQRNEQSSLREQLSKARKREELVKLESPTEAVVLEVSPKTSVGSMAQPGEALFKLFPLGAGLDTEITIDAKDLAFVQVGDTVQIKLDAYPFTEHGALEGVVETISQDAFVDRNNPQTGSEPFYRARIHLTKTELRNVPSHFRLIPGMPLKADIKVGERRVISYFLRPILRGFNESMREP, from the coding sequence GTGGCGACCCACAAGATCGGATCGATCCCGTTGGCCAAGGTGCCGGCGCAGGACCTCGACAAGACCCCCAAGTCCCAAAACAAGGCCTCGGCCAAGACCGCCACCGCGGCGAAGGCGGTCATCGGCCAGTTCCAGCGCGACACCGCGGCGATCGAAGCGGCGCCCGATCCGTTCCTCGTGCGCATCTTCCTGCATCTGCTGGCCCTGCTGGTGATCGCCGCGGTGGCGTGGGCGACCATCGTCAAGCTCGACCGCATCGTGGTGGCGCCCGGCAAGATCGTCTCGCAGGAGGCCGCCATCTTCGTGCAGCCACTCGACACGGTGATGATCAAGACCGTCAATGTCCGGGCGGGCGACGTGGTGAAGCCGGGCGACGTGCTCGCCACCTTGGACCCCACCTTCGCCGAGGCCGATGTCGGCCAGTTGGAAGCCCGGCTGGCCAACACCGACGCGCAGATCGGCCGCCTGGAGGCGGAATACGCCGATCGTCCCTACGCGCCTGACGCCGATGCCTACGGCTACACCGCGCTGCAGCGCGGCCTGTGGCGCGAGCGCCGGGCCCAGTATGAAGCCCAGCTGCGCAGCTACGACGAGAAGATCGCCCGCATCAAGGCCTCCATCGTCAAGAACGAGGAGGACCGCGTCCACCTGAACGCGCGGCTGAAGGTGGTGCGCGAGATCGAGGGCATGCGCACCTCGCTGGCGCAATCGCAGACCGGCAGCAAGCTGAACATGCTGTACGCCACCAACGACCGCATCGATATCGAACGCACGCTGGTCTACAACGAGAATGAACTGGCGGCGAACCGCCATGAGTTGCAGTCGCTCTATGCCGACCGCGACGTCTTCCTGCAGAACTGGAAGGGCGCGGTGATCGAGGAGCTGGTCAAGCAGCGCAACGAGCAGTCTTCGCTGCGCGAGCAGCTGAGCAAGGCGCGCAAGCGCGAGGAGCTGGTGAAGCTGGAATCGCCCACCGAGGCGGTGGTGCTGGAGGTGTCGCCCAAGACCTCCGTCGGCTCGATGGCGCAGCCGGGTGAGGCGCTGTTCAAGCTGTTCCCGCTGGGTGCCGGGCTCGACACCGAGATCACCATCGACGCCAAGGATCTCGCCTTCGTGCAGGTCGGCGATACGGTGCAGATCAAGCTCGATGCCTATCCCTTCACCGAGCATGGTGCCTTGGAAGGGGTGGTCGAGACCATCAGCCAGGACGCCTTCGTCGACCGCAACAATCCCCAGACCGGCAGCGAGCCCTTCTACCGGGCCCGCATCCATCTGACCAAGACCGAGCTGCGCAACGTGCCGTCCCACTTCCGCCTGATCCCGGGCATGCCGCTGAAGGCCGACATCAAGGTGGGCGAGCGCCGGGTCATCTCCTATTTCCTGCGGCCGATCCTGCGCGGTTTCAACGAAAGCATGCGTGAGCCATGA
- a CDS encoding peptidase domain-containing ABC transporter, with product MTLISEAPCAHTALRCFASIARQRGIDVSAERLQHDFVIGNEEIGQPMMERMAKQLGLKFSATRLDWEHLESLGDAFPVMIRLRNGNMLIAVGIGKQGETPVLVVQDPAADPDSLLPLDRHRLSAAWDGDAFLLKRQHALSDTNQAFGFRWFVGEIFRQKRIYRDIAIAAILLSMMGLAVPIFFQLIIDRVLVHQSLGTLYALLVGMFGVIVFETAFSYLRQYLVMYATRKIDTRMNVQVFNKIISLPMDFFERRPSGEIIKNMAQAERIRNFLTGSLFMSMLDMVSLVIFLPVMLAYSVPLAMLVLGFTLLMALNIAVIIPLLRHRLKDLYDAEISQQSFLIENIHGMRTVKSLALDARQKLEWDHRVARSAELRFDVGKVMMISQTISGPLEKLMMASLLGLGSYLALQGEMQMGALIAFYMLAGRVVQPLLQIAQLVQQFQEVSLSVKMLASIMNHPSEQGRAGRGLREPLRGKVEFQDIRFRYSPTASPALDGVSFTIPEGAIFGIMGRSGSGKTTVTRLLQGLHFAEEGLIRIDGHDLREFDIDHLRASIGVVLQENFLFTGTIRENVAAAKPGATTEEVMRAIRLAGADEFVERLPKGLETKLEEGSANLSGGQRQRLAIARALLINPRVLILDEATSALDAESEAIVQANLMSIARGRTVIIISHRLSSLVACDAILVMDRGKAVDQGKHDQLLERCGIYQHLWHQQNRHL from the coding sequence ATGACCTTGATTTCAGAAGCTCCCTGCGCGCACACGGCGTTGCGCTGTTTTGCCAGCATCGCCCGTCAGCGCGGCATCGACGTCTCAGCCGAACGGCTCCAGCATGACTTCGTCATCGGCAACGAGGAGATCGGGCAGCCGATGATGGAGCGGATGGCCAAGCAGCTTGGCCTGAAGTTCTCCGCCACGCGGCTGGACTGGGAGCATCTGGAAAGCTTGGGCGATGCCTTTCCGGTGATGATCCGCTTGCGCAACGGCAACATGCTGATCGCCGTCGGCATAGGCAAGCAGGGCGAGACGCCGGTGCTGGTCGTCCAGGATCCGGCTGCCGATCCCGACAGCCTGCTGCCGCTCGACCGCCATCGTCTGAGCGCCGCCTGGGACGGCGACGCCTTCCTTCTGAAGCGCCAGCATGCGCTCAGCGACACCAACCAGGCTTTCGGATTCCGCTGGTTCGTCGGCGAGATTTTCCGGCAAAAGCGCATCTACCGTGACATCGCCATCGCCGCCATCCTGCTCAGCATGATGGGCCTGGCCGTTCCGATCTTCTTCCAGCTGATCATCGACCGCGTCCTGGTCCACCAGAGCCTGGGCACGCTCTATGCTCTGCTGGTCGGCATGTTCGGCGTCATCGTGTTCGAGACCGCCTTCTCGTACCTGCGCCAGTATCTGGTGATGTACGCCACCCGCAAGATCGACACGCGCATGAACGTGCAGGTCTTCAACAAGATCATCAGCCTGCCGATGGACTTCTTCGAGCGCCGTCCGTCGGGCGAAATCATCAAGAACATGGCTCAGGCCGAGCGCATCCGGAATTTTCTGACCGGATCGCTCTTCATGAGCATGCTCGACATGGTGTCGCTGGTGATCTTTTTGCCGGTGATGCTGGCCTACAGCGTGCCGCTGGCCATGCTGGTGCTGGGATTCACGCTGCTGATGGCGCTCAACATCGCGGTCATCATCCCGCTGCTGCGCCACCGGCTGAAGGATCTCTACGACGCCGAGATCAGCCAGCAGTCCTTCCTGATCGAGAACATCCACGGCATGCGGACGGTCAAGTCCCTGGCACTCGACGCTCGCCAAAAGCTGGAATGGGACCACCGGGTGGCGCGTTCGGCCGAGCTGCGCTTCGATGTCGGCAAGGTCATGATGATCAGCCAGACCATCTCCGGTCCCTTGGAAAAGCTGATGATGGCCTCGCTCTTGGGGCTCGGCAGCTATCTGGCGCTCCAGGGCGAAATGCAGATGGGGGCGCTCATCGCCTTTTACATGCTGGCCGGGCGCGTGGTGCAGCCGTTGCTGCAGATCGCCCAGCTCGTCCAGCAGTTCCAGGAGGTCTCGCTGTCGGTCAAGATGCTGGCCAGCATCATGAACCACCCGAGCGAGCAGGGCCGGGCCGGGCGCGGCCTGCGCGAGCCCCTGCGCGGCAAGGTCGAGTTCCAGGACATCCGCTTCCGCTACAGCCCGACCGCGTCGCCGGCGCTGGACGGCGTCTCCTTCACCATTCCCGAAGGGGCCATCTTCGGCATCATGGGCCGCAGCGGTTCGGGCAAGACCACCGTCACCCGCCTGCTGCAGGGGCTGCATTTCGCCGAGGAGGGCCTGATTCGCATCGACGGCCATGATTTGCGCGAGTTCGACATCGACCATCTGCGCGCCTCGATCGGTGTCGTGCTGCAGGAGAATTTCCTGTTCACCGGCACCATCCGCGAGAATGTCGCCGCCGCCAAGCCCGGCGCCACCACCGAGGAGGTGATGCGGGCGATCCGGCTGGCCGGCGCCGATGAGTTCGTCGAACGGCTGCCCAAGGGGCTGGAGACCAAGCTGGAAGAGGGGTCGGCCAACCTGTCGGGCGGACAGCGCCAGCGTCTGGCGATCGCGCGCGCCCTGCTGATCAACCCGCGTGTGCTGATCCTCGACGAGGCGACCTCGGCGCTTGACGCCGAGAGCGAGGCGATCGTCCAGGCCAACCTGATGAGCATCGCCCGCGGCCGCACCGTCATCATCATCTCCCACCGGCTGTCCAGCCTGGTGGCCTGCGACGCCATCCTGGTGATGGACCGAGGCAAGGCGGTCGACCAGGGCAAGCACGACCAGCTTCTGGAGCGCTGCGGCATCTACCAGCATCTCTGGCATCAGCAGAACCGGCATCTCTAG